The DNA sequence CGGGCTGGCACGTCGTGAGGTACGAGAAGTGGCGGGCCGCCGTGGCGGCCTCGCGGCCCCGCGGCGTCCGTCGCTCGCTGATCAACCCGAACGCCAAACTGCTCGCGACGTTTTCCCGCCACGACCGGGTCGCCGTCCTGGACGTGCCCTGCGATGCGGTCGACGACCTGCGCCTGGTGCACGGCACGCTGGCCGCGCCCGCGCACCGGCGCGGCTGTCGGCTGTTGATCCACGCCCACCGCAGCCTGGAATCCCTCGCGCCGGAAGCGTTCGTCGATCCCGAATGGCGCCACCCCTGGACGCTGGAGCGGTTGCGTTGGCTCGCGGGGCAGCCGGCTGCGGTCGATCGCCTCGACGCCGATGCGCCGGATGCGCCGGACGCGCACGGACCACGTTGGCTGTCGCGACTCGCGGACCGCGCGAGAGGTCGGCAAGGCGAGCGGCGCGACCGGCGGCCGCCGCCGCGCCCCCTCTCCCTCGACCCCCAGCAGTGCCGCGCCGTGCGCGCCGGCACCGGCGTGGTGCAGGTCATCGCCCCGGCGGGCAGCGGCAAGACCAGCGTGCTGGTCGAGCGGGTCAAGGAGCTGCTCCACCGCGGCGCCGCGCCGGAGCGCATCCTCTGCTCGACCTTCAACCGGGACGCCAAGCTGGAGATCGCGGCGCGGCTGGAGCGAGCCGGCGTCGCCGGCGTCGCGGTGCGCAGCTTCCACGGCCTCGGCCTGGCGCTGCTGAAGCAGGAGGGCCGCACGCGCGCGGGGATCGGCGAGGTCGACGACGACACGTGGCAGCGGCTCGCCGAACGCGCCCGCGACGCGGAGGCCGACGGTGTCGCGCTGGACGTCACCGCCGCGCGCAACGTCGTCAGCGGCTTCAAGCTGTCGGCGATGGTCGACCCGCCGGCGGCGCTGGCGCAGGCGACGGGCGGCGATGCCCGCGCACGCACTGCGGCCCGGCTCTACGACCTCTACCAGCGCCACCTGGACGAGCGCGGCCGGCTCGACTTCGACGACCTGATCGCCGGCGCCGTGGCGCTGCTGCAGCGCGACGCCGAGGTCCGCCGCCGCTGGCAGGCGCGTTTCGACCACGTCCTGGTCGACGAGTACCAGGACATCGAGCCGGCGCAGGCGCTGTTGGTCGGGCTGCTGGCCGCCCCGCAGGACTCGCTGTTCTGCGTCGGCGACGAGGACCAGTGCATCTACGCCTGGCGGCGGGCCTCGGTCGAGCGGGTGATCGAGCTGGACCA is a window from the bacterium genome containing:
- a CDS encoding ATP-dependent helicase; the encoded protein is GWHVVRYEKWRAAVAASRPRGVRRSLINPNAKLLATFSRHDRVAVLDVPCDAVDDLRLVHGTLAAPAHRRGCRLLIHAHRSLESLAPEAFVDPEWRHPWTLERLRWLAGQPAAVDRLDADAPDAPDAHGPRWLSRLADRARGRQGERRDRRPPPRPLSLDPQQCRAVRAGTGVVQVIAPAGSGKTSVLVERVKELLHRGAAPERILCSTFNRDAKLEIAARLERAGVAGVAVRSFHGLGLALLKQEGRTRAGIGEVDDDTWQRLAERARDAEADGVALDVTAARNVVSGFKLSAMVDPPAALAQATGGDARARTAARLYDLYQRHLDERGRLDFDDLIAGAVALLQRDAEVRRRWQARFDHVLVDEYQDIEPAQALLVGLLAAPQDSLFCVGDEDQCIYAWRRASVERVIELDQVYPDLERHPLIRNYRCGRRITVASRRLIRHNRRRFRKPLRPGAPHRGRIRVHALIDRAAGAQLVVALVREVAPGRDGAPGTTAVLARTSALLREVARAGADAGVALDGACELATIHAAKGREWDRVILYGVDRGQIPHSHAVSDDGGLESERRLFYVALTRARHRLEIVCSKKSPSRFLAEAGLRA